Proteins found in one Aethina tumida isolate Nest 87 chromosome 1, icAetTumi1.1, whole genome shotgun sequence genomic segment:
- the LOC109608628 gene encoding DNA polymerase subunit gamma-2, mitochondrial isoform X1: MSFNKIIEMCIKHGFFKQLNNVHYGCDQFSIQPTAALLLENLRKEWTKSIVINKDVTVVLSGEIYEDSLEFVSSLCSEKLPFGVAEIKLEEKNTNKKFRNLTDFANEPNFKKHFVMMDNYGMTSNFYVSPKDSTQFFHNFQRQRRMWWRKFSADPGRYSFSDLRNADECQSVDILSKYNWGKQVLETLTLKKMSNKSIQFKDGRNTVVPDCIISKANLIEMMVNTVCDAYDEPKFQGKPRPMLHFHRKLAPYKISFAIDSAKAAGVAELKDLALYLCRQLRDNHVSTLYIPSSYRQKISSLYQQFDQMGVPYNVVLTDSTLKDGIAFLRSRDTTLKEQVHVSDIVKYVEKLFKNY, from the exons ATgtcgtttaataaaataattgaaatgtgtATTAAACATGGCttctttaaacaattaaataatgtgcATTATGGCTGTGATCAATTTTCTATACAACCCACTGCTGCATtacttttggaaaatttaagaaaagaaTGGACTAAAAGTATTGTTATCAACAAAGATGTAACTGTTGTATTAAGTGGGGAAATTTAtgaagattctttagagtttgTCAGTAGTTTGTGTTCTGAGAAACTTCCTTTTGGTGTTGCTGAAATAAAACTCGAAgagaaaaatactaataaaaaatttagaaatttgacAGACTTTGCAAATGaaccaaatttcaaaaaacactTTGTAATGATGGACAATTATGGTATGACCAGTAATTTCTATGTATCACCTAAAGATTCCACACAGTTTTTCCATAATTTCCAAAGGCAAAGAAGAATGTGGTGGAGAAAGTTTTCAGCTGATCCTGGTAGATACTCATTCTCAGATTTGAGGAATGCAGATGAATGTCAAAGTGTTGATATACTGTCTAAGTACAATTGGGGTAAACAAGTCTTAGAGACATTaacgttaaaaaaaatgtccaATAAGTCAATAcag tttaaggACGGAAGAAATACTGTAGTTCCAGATTGTATAATCAGTAAAGCAAATCTGATAGAAATGATGGTAAATACAGTATGTGACGCATACGACGAACCGAAGTTTCAAGGGAAACCTAGACCCATGCTGCACTTCCATCGAAAACTTGCACCATACAAAATCAGTTTCGCTATTGATTCTGCca aaGCTGCTGGTGTTGCTGAGCTAAAAGACTTGGCTTTATATTTGTGTAGACAGTTAAGGGACAACCATGTGTCCACTTTATACATACCAAGTAGTTAcagacaaaaaatatcaagCTTATATCAACAGTTTGATCAAATGGGTGTACCTTATAATGTAGTTTTGACTGACAGCACTTTAAAGGATGGTATTGCATTTTTAAGAAGTAGAGACACAACTTTAAAAGAACAGGTGCACGTTTCAGACATTGTTAAATATGTGGAGAAGctgtttaagaattattag
- the LOC109608350 gene encoding gamma-tubulin complex component 6 isoform X1, translating to MKNNEDSIYQLITDLCLKFTAHKDVKKIRTKCYEIILGKKYPQLSDNEVLRKDPMIDLIWWKMMLVENRLPDWARDLSNAVDVAQEAYGENQYDFKHILEFLLTLKREPIGDSHKLDLWALPDILEDLNFMKQFELPQSLKVEWEKNQEYTLMKNHIFITCGSKRSVRLPTTVNSGTTIETDPDMIHQQNPPSIDLSFSKTLIDEGYISPEENIWKLATTLPVYKRRTWEALGILEPEKELPFLSELGDLQSLWIDNLPFLYYSDKTRHENVLKYTMKTKRTFIKDVKYLLVGMSSDSFCVNKNGEFYIMPSISIEGITPMSLQTYCQDLLFAGTCYKALSNLSTPNPATGKYEFQGYIITEFYKSIGRYLQFYNTAIMGIPDDIAILMLHDRTHIVRTQIITLASICKIGPFAEDTFIPHGVALLNYLYKTVLAISDRNVLMVLYSILYPCCQVYFNRFLSQWILEGIINDPYGEFFIQVNVKYLPTRGRTYWTRSVSFRDDIVPDFLTDFKDDIFYCGKLMNLLKLCDQDSKLCVYLSGNKPPIITCCLTCEHLAELKQSTMNYYLEVCSDCGGIFDLEEYLDRCEGPDPVLLNLIAKKRSVTLKKLELERKRTDMIVNEKQQEEFQMLKEQYDIALEMKQLHVAKEVEREMKMLQKNASLEQKRQDLIDKESTKLIEYYSNLCADSELKLQKMANNNKALKAILIEGELDKVSVTSDEIKVVKIASNFTINDSESNLTFSVKDTSVVNEKPEVDIQKKTSTVNKDLDELNANKIVDATTSPKSDKERYDESIHKTINILEVAKNIKKKVMTEEMGLINNEPLKKSPLLTPQMMEARRNKVKILSAEFGIDIRTEDVVKSRPMTSLQINRNKMMMTSPNCYGMQYNDNEDQANKNIPESKIDVMKKSKSLTLDLQKSKETEKPTPMSVDSTPLSDVIPASGLHTPASTILDSIPTTSETRQTDDGGFDFSVEPEIKLPTVEITTRSFSKLITKQEAANIFTNCTKIFIIDSIMEPLKAQTKLANSELMKLFIEKLQFLNHLNTLRNYFFMQDGEFGRNMTENLFEKLYEVSAQPEDLNCRLLHNVAFGVLDFFKTKSKNASGLSFKINNLPKGSDLSNPDVLDCLSLTYKMEWPMNILLPSDIIARYDELFRFLMKLKRLDWVLKKSFMDLKVMIKSNKAKPLTTSPHFRKVECYRHIMMHVVQCIQNYIVGIVLQNAWTNIKKDLCEAKNIDDLYHFHMHYIKNILHKCFLSQKTSPFKDIIRKIFIVIFKFNNHIQPKNWKCVDHVYVHSSFVKIEIIFNNFIALVQYFIKVLKKVTKTGYHPQLLQFIYLLDLYEYFSKSKT from the exons atgaaaaataatgaagatagtatttatcaattaattacagatttgtgtttaaaatttactgcccataaagatgttaaaaaaataagaacaaaatgttatgaaataattttaggcaAAAAATATCCCCAATTAAgtg ataACGAAGTATTAAGGAAAGACCCTATGATTGACTTAATATGGTGGAAAATGATGTTGGTGGAAAATAGACTTCCTGACTGGGCCCGAGACTTGTCTAATGCTGTAGATGTTGCCCAAGAGGCCTATGGGGAAAATCAATACGACTTCAAAcacattttagaatttttattgactttaAAAAGGGAACCAATTGGTGACAGCCATAAACTG gatTTGTGGGCTTTACCAGACATATTagaggatttaaattttatgaagcaATTTGAACTTCCACAAAGTCTCAAAGTGGAATGGGAAAAAAACCAAGAGTACACTTTGATGaagaatcatatttttattacttgtgGCAGTAAACGTTCAGTCAGGCTTCCAACAACAGTAAATAGTGGTACCACCATAGAAACAGACCCAGATATGATACATCAACAAAATCCTCCAAGTATAGATTTAAGTTTtagtaaaacattaattgatGAGGGATACATTTCACCAGaagaaa ATATTTGGAAATTGGCCACAACATTACCAGTTTATAAAAGAAGAACTTGGGAGGCATTAGGTATATTAGAGCCTGAAAAGGAATTACCATTTTTGTCTGAATTGGGAGATCTCCAGTCCTTGTGGATAGACAATTTACCTTTCTTATATTATTCTGATAAAACCAGacatgaaaatgttttaaaatacaccATGAAAACTAAAAGAACGTTTATTAAAGatgtaaagtatttattaG ttGGAATGTCCTCTGATTCATTTTGCGTGAACAAAAACGGGGAATTCTACATAATGCCATCAATATCTATAGAAGGAATAACTCCTATGTCGTTACAAACATACTGTCAGGACCTGCTGTTTGCTGGCACCTGCTACAAAGCCTTGTCTAATTTAAGCACTCCTAATCCTGCCACTGGGAAATACGAATTTCAAGGATATATAATTACT GAGTTCTATAAGAGTATAGGCAGGTATTTACAATTCTACAATACTGCAATAATGGGCATACCAGATGATATTGCAATATTAATGCTACATGATAGAACACATATTGTCAGGACTCAAATTATAACTCTAGCTTCGATATGTAAAATTGGTCCTTTTGCTGAAGATACATTCATACCCCATGGGGTTGCTTTGCTGAATTATCTGTATAAAACAGTTCTCGCTATCAGTGATAGAAATGTTCTAATGGTTCTATATTCCATACTTTATCCTTGTTGtcaagtttattttaa tcgtTTTTTAAGTCAGTGGATACTTGAAGGTATAATCAATGATCCTTATGGAGAGTTCTTTATTcaagtaaatgttaaatatcttCCCACTAGAGGTAGAACCTATTGGACCAGAAGTGTCTCATTCAGAGATGACATTGTGCCTGACTTTCTAACAGATTTTAAGGATGACATCTTTTACTGTGGTAAACTTATGAATCTTCTGAAGCTATGTGATCAAGAC AGTAAACTATGTGTATATTTATCAGGCAATAAACCGCCTATAATCACATGTTGTTTGACATGTGAACATTTAGCTGAACTGAAACAAAGCACCATGAATTATTACTTAGAAGTTTGCTCTGACTGCGGCGGAATATTTGATTTGGAGGAATATCTAGACAGATGTGAAGGACCTGATCCCGTCCTGTTGAATCTCATAGCCAAAAAAAGGAGTGTTACTCTTAAAAAACTCGAAC TCGAAAGAAAAAGGACCGACATGATCGTGAACGAAAAACAACAAGAGGAATTCCAAATGTTAAAAGAACAATATGACATTGCactagaaatgaaacaattgCATGTGGCTAAAGAAGTTGAaagagaaatgaaaatgttacaaaaaaacGCTTCCTTAGAACAGAAACGTCAAGATCTAATCGATAAAGAATCCACTAAACTTATAGAATATTACTCGAATTTGTGCGCCGATTCTGAACTAAAACTGCAGAAGATGGCGAACAATAACAAAGCTTTAAAAGCTATTTTGATTGAAGGAGAGCTTGATAAAGTCTCCGTAACCAGTGATGAAATAAAAGTGGTGAAGATCGCCTCCAATTTCACCATAAATGACTCAGAATCTAACTTAACATTTTCGGTTAAAGATACTTCAGTTGTCAATGAGAAGCCAGAGGTAGATATACAAAAGAAAACCTCAACTGTGAATAAAGATTTGGATGAGTTAAACGCGAATAAAATTGTCGATGCTACGACTAGTCCCAAAAGCGATAAGGAAAGGTACGACGAAAGCAtacacaaaacaattaatattttggaagtggcaaaaaatataaagaagaaGGTAATGACGGAAGAAAtgggtttaataaataatgaaccaCTGAAAAAAAGTCCTCTATTGACTCCGCAAATGATGGAAGCAAGACGCAACAAAGTGAAAATTTTATCGGCAGAGTTTGGTATTGATATTCGAACAGAAGACGTTGTAAAATCTAGACCTATGACAAGCTTGCAGATcaacagaaataaaatgatGATGACATCGCCTAATTGCTATGGAATGCAGTACAACGATAACGAGGACCaagctaataaaaatataccggAGAGCAAGATTGATGTGATGAAGAAGTCTAAGTCTTTAACGCTGGACTTGCAAAAATCGAAAGAAACGGAAAAACCGACGCCGATGTCGGTGGATTCAACTCCATTAAGTGATGTGATACCTGCAAGCGGCCTGCACACTCCGGCAAGTACAATACTGGATAGTATTCCGACAACATCTGAAACTAGACAAACCGATGACGGAGGTTTCGACTTCAGTGTGGAACCGGAGATTAAGTTGCCCACAGTTGAGATTACGACGAGGTCGTTCTCCAAACTAATCACCAAACAGGAGGCCGCAAACATTTTCACCAATTgcaccaaaatatttataattgacagTATCATGGAACCGCTGAAAGCGCAAACCAAGCTTGCGAACAGCGAACTGATGAAATTGTTCATTGAAAAACTACAATTTTTGAACCACCTCAATACCTTGcgcaattattttttcatgcaGGATGGCGAATTTGGTAGAAATATGACCGAAAACCTGTTTGAAAAGTTGTATGAAGTAAGTGCACAACCGGAAGACTTAAATTGTAGGCTGTTGCACAATGTGGCGTTCGGAGTTTTAGATTTCTTCAAAACGAAATCAAAAAATGCTTCGGGATTgtcctttaaaattaacaacttaCCTAAAGGTTCCGATTTGAGCAATCCAGACGTACTAGATTGTTTGTCTTTAACCTACAAAATGGAATGGCCTATGAACATTCTCCTTCCATCGGACATAATTGCTAGATACGACGAGCTTTTCAGATTTTTGATGAAGTTGAAACGTCTTGATTGGGTTTTGAAGAAATCCTTCATG GACTTAAAAGTTATGATAAAAAGTAACAAAGCCAAACCTTTAACCACTTCCCCACATTTCAGAAAAGTGGAATGTTACAGACACATCATGATGCACGTTGTCCAGTGCATTCAAAATTACATAGTCGGCATTGTATTGCAAAACGCATGGACAAACATTAAGAAGGATTTGTGCGAGGCAAAAAACATCGATGACTTGTATCATTTTCACATGCATTACATCAAAAATATCCTGCACAAGTGCTTCTTGTCTCAGAAAACAAGTCCGTTTAAGGATATTATtcggaaaatttttattgttattttcaaattcaacaaTCATATACAGccaaaaaattggaaatgtgTAGATCACGTCTACGTTCATTCGTCATTTgtcaaaatagaaattatatttaataacttcatCGCGTTAGTTCAGTATTTTATCAAAGTGTTAAAGAAAGTGACTAAAACGGGTTATCATCCTcaacttttacaatttatatatttattggatCTATATGAGTATTTTAGTAAgagtaaaacataa
- the LOC109608350 gene encoding uncharacterized protein LOC109608350 isoform X2, translating into MKNNEDSIYQLITDLCLKFTAHKDVKKIRTKCYEIILGKKYPQLSDNEVLRKDPMIDLIWWKMMLVENRLPDWARDLSNAVDVAQEAYGENQYDFKHILEFLLTLKREPIGDSHKLDLWALPDILEDLNFMKQFELPQSLKVEWEKNQEYTLMKNHIFITCGSKRSVRLPTTVNSGTTIETDPDMIHQQNPPSIDLSFSKTLIDEGYISPEENIWKLATTLPVYKRRTWEALGILEPEKELPFLSELGDLQSLWIDNLPFLYYSDKTRHENVLKYTMKTKRTFIKDVKYLLVGMSSDSFCVNKNGEFYIMPSISIEGITPMSLQTYCQDLLFAGTCYKALSNLSTPNPATGKYEFQGYIITEFYKSIGRYLQFYNTAIMGIPDDIAILMLHDRTHIVRTQIITLASICKIGPFAEDTFIPHGVALLNYLYKTVLAISDRNVLMVLYSILYPCCQVYFNRFLSQWILEGIINDPYGEFFIQVNVKYLPTRGRTYWTRSVSFRDDIVPDFLTDFKDDIFYCGKLMNLLKLCDQDSKLCVYLSGNKPPIITCCLTCEHLAELKQSTMNYYLEVCSDCGGIFDLEEYLDRCEGPDPVLLNLIAKKRSVTLKKLELERKRTDMIVNEKQQEEFQMLKEQYDIALEMKQLHVAKEVEREMKMLQKNASLEQKRQDLIDKESTKLIEYYSNLCADSELKLQKMANNNKALKAILIEGELDKVSVTSDEIKVVKIASNFTINDSESNLTFSVKDTSVVNEKPEVDIQKKTSTVNKDLDELNANKIVDATTSPKSDKERYDESIHKTINILEVAKNIKKKVMTEEMGLINNEPLKKSPLLTPQMMEARRNKVKILSAEFGIDIRTEDVVKSRPMTSLQINRNKMMMTSPNCYGMQYNDNEDQANKNIPESKIDVMKKSKSLTLDLQKSKETEKPTPMSVDSTPLSDVIPASGLHTPASTILDSIPTTSETRQTDDGGFDFSVEPEIKLPTVEITTRSFSKLITKQEAANIFTNCTKIFIIDSIMEPLKAQTKLANSELMKLFIEKLQFLNHLNTLRNYFFMQDGEFGRNMTENLFEKLYEISSKRNQKMLRDCPLKLTTYLKVPI; encoded by the exons atgaaaaataatgaagatagtatttatcaattaattacagatttgtgtttaaaatttactgcccataaagatgttaaaaaaataagaacaaaatgttatgaaataattttaggcaAAAAATATCCCCAATTAAgtg ataACGAAGTATTAAGGAAAGACCCTATGATTGACTTAATATGGTGGAAAATGATGTTGGTGGAAAATAGACTTCCTGACTGGGCCCGAGACTTGTCTAATGCTGTAGATGTTGCCCAAGAGGCCTATGGGGAAAATCAATACGACTTCAAAcacattttagaatttttattgactttaAAAAGGGAACCAATTGGTGACAGCCATAAACTG gatTTGTGGGCTTTACCAGACATATTagaggatttaaattttatgaagcaATTTGAACTTCCACAAAGTCTCAAAGTGGAATGGGAAAAAAACCAAGAGTACACTTTGATGaagaatcatatttttattacttgtgGCAGTAAACGTTCAGTCAGGCTTCCAACAACAGTAAATAGTGGTACCACCATAGAAACAGACCCAGATATGATACATCAACAAAATCCTCCAAGTATAGATTTAAGTTTtagtaaaacattaattgatGAGGGATACATTTCACCAGaagaaa ATATTTGGAAATTGGCCACAACATTACCAGTTTATAAAAGAAGAACTTGGGAGGCATTAGGTATATTAGAGCCTGAAAAGGAATTACCATTTTTGTCTGAATTGGGAGATCTCCAGTCCTTGTGGATAGACAATTTACCTTTCTTATATTATTCTGATAAAACCAGacatgaaaatgttttaaaatacaccATGAAAACTAAAAGAACGTTTATTAAAGatgtaaagtatttattaG ttGGAATGTCCTCTGATTCATTTTGCGTGAACAAAAACGGGGAATTCTACATAATGCCATCAATATCTATAGAAGGAATAACTCCTATGTCGTTACAAACATACTGTCAGGACCTGCTGTTTGCTGGCACCTGCTACAAAGCCTTGTCTAATTTAAGCACTCCTAATCCTGCCACTGGGAAATACGAATTTCAAGGATATATAATTACT GAGTTCTATAAGAGTATAGGCAGGTATTTACAATTCTACAATACTGCAATAATGGGCATACCAGATGATATTGCAATATTAATGCTACATGATAGAACACATATTGTCAGGACTCAAATTATAACTCTAGCTTCGATATGTAAAATTGGTCCTTTTGCTGAAGATACATTCATACCCCATGGGGTTGCTTTGCTGAATTATCTGTATAAAACAGTTCTCGCTATCAGTGATAGAAATGTTCTAATGGTTCTATATTCCATACTTTATCCTTGTTGtcaagtttattttaa tcgtTTTTTAAGTCAGTGGATACTTGAAGGTATAATCAATGATCCTTATGGAGAGTTCTTTATTcaagtaaatgttaaatatcttCCCACTAGAGGTAGAACCTATTGGACCAGAAGTGTCTCATTCAGAGATGACATTGTGCCTGACTTTCTAACAGATTTTAAGGATGACATCTTTTACTGTGGTAAACTTATGAATCTTCTGAAGCTATGTGATCAAGAC AGTAAACTATGTGTATATTTATCAGGCAATAAACCGCCTATAATCACATGTTGTTTGACATGTGAACATTTAGCTGAACTGAAACAAAGCACCATGAATTATTACTTAGAAGTTTGCTCTGACTGCGGCGGAATATTTGATTTGGAGGAATATCTAGACAGATGTGAAGGACCTGATCCCGTCCTGTTGAATCTCATAGCCAAAAAAAGGAGTGTTACTCTTAAAAAACTCGAAC TCGAAAGAAAAAGGACCGACATGATCGTGAACGAAAAACAACAAGAGGAATTCCAAATGTTAAAAGAACAATATGACATTGCactagaaatgaaacaattgCATGTGGCTAAAGAAGTTGAaagagaaatgaaaatgttacaaaaaaacGCTTCCTTAGAACAGAAACGTCAAGATCTAATCGATAAAGAATCCACTAAACTTATAGAATATTACTCGAATTTGTGCGCCGATTCTGAACTAAAACTGCAGAAGATGGCGAACAATAACAAAGCTTTAAAAGCTATTTTGATTGAAGGAGAGCTTGATAAAGTCTCCGTAACCAGTGATGAAATAAAAGTGGTGAAGATCGCCTCCAATTTCACCATAAATGACTCAGAATCTAACTTAACATTTTCGGTTAAAGATACTTCAGTTGTCAATGAGAAGCCAGAGGTAGATATACAAAAGAAAACCTCAACTGTGAATAAAGATTTGGATGAGTTAAACGCGAATAAAATTGTCGATGCTACGACTAGTCCCAAAAGCGATAAGGAAAGGTACGACGAAAGCAtacacaaaacaattaatattttggaagtggcaaaaaatataaagaagaaGGTAATGACGGAAGAAAtgggtttaataaataatgaaccaCTGAAAAAAAGTCCTCTATTGACTCCGCAAATGATGGAAGCAAGACGCAACAAAGTGAAAATTTTATCGGCAGAGTTTGGTATTGATATTCGAACAGAAGACGTTGTAAAATCTAGACCTATGACAAGCTTGCAGATcaacagaaataaaatgatGATGACATCGCCTAATTGCTATGGAATGCAGTACAACGATAACGAGGACCaagctaataaaaatataccggAGAGCAAGATTGATGTGATGAAGAAGTCTAAGTCTTTAACGCTGGACTTGCAAAAATCGAAAGAAACGGAAAAACCGACGCCGATGTCGGTGGATTCAACTCCATTAAGTGATGTGATACCTGCAAGCGGCCTGCACACTCCGGCAAGTACAATACTGGATAGTATTCCGACAACATCTGAAACTAGACAAACCGATGACGGAGGTTTCGACTTCAGTGTGGAACCGGAGATTAAGTTGCCCACAGTTGAGATTACGACGAGGTCGTTCTCCAAACTAATCACCAAACAGGAGGCCGCAAACATTTTCACCAATTgcaccaaaatatttataattgacagTATCATGGAACCGCTGAAAGCGCAAACCAAGCTTGCGAACAGCGAACTGATGAAATTGTTCATTGAAAAACTACAATTTTTGAACCACCTCAATACCTTGcgcaattattttttcatgcaGGATGGCGAATTTGGTAGAAATATGACCGAAAACCTGTTTGAAAAGTTGTATGAA ATTTCTTCAAAACGAAATCAAAAAATGCTTCGGGATTgtcctttaaaattaacaacttaCCTAAAGGTTCCGATTTGA
- the LOC109608639 gene encoding glutamyl-tRNA(Gln) amidotransferase subunit C, mitochondrial yields the protein MNKIRPIFFRSFRRFYCSQKRLTSRDLLELVPRNPIKSVIDLKKLPPRTKINADTIIHLERLSLVNCANRQGIETLEAAIEFADQIQQVNTEGIDPLITVLEDKPLRVREDTVTEGNCKKEVLKNAVLTEEDYFVAPPGNIPLNARENPLHEKEGM from the exons ATGAACAAGATAAGACCAATATTTTTTCGTTCCTTTCGTCGTTTTTATTGTTCACAGAAACGATTGACAAGTAGAGATTTGTTAGAACTGGTTCCTCGAAACCCTATAAAGTCTGTAATTGACCTGAAAAAACTGCCACCaagaactaaaattaatgcaGATACAATAATCCATCTAGAACGCTTGTCTTTAGTAAATTGCGCTAATAGACAAGGTATTGAAACACTTGAAGCTGCCATTGAATTTGCTGATCAAATACAACAAGTCAACACTGAAGGAATAGATCCATTAATAACCGTACTTGAAGACAA acCTTTAAGAGTCAGGGAAGACACAGTTACAGAAGGGAACTGCAAAAAAGAAGTACTCAAAAACGCAGTTTTAACTGAAGAGGATTATTTTGTAGCTCCTCCAGGAAATATACCATTAAATGCCAGAGAAAATCCTTTGCATGAAAAAGAGGGAATGTAA
- the LOC109608947 gene encoding chymotrypsin-like elastase family member 1 — MIMIFLLANAHSLQAMSASIVNGNYRPTEPKLGEFPFQASILQKLKDGSLHSFCGGSLIHHKWVLTAAHCIQLDETTPPAKPKETFVALGSVMRNAKDAQLIGVSKMVIHPSYLSTGGRNDIGVIELKTSARLGRNVKLIKLHTNNAESLIGTTAYLTGFGITNDFYQEPTRMRKATMHISDYNKCMGEEEYKKVEICAASSIKEGKACKGDSGGPLTILKNGRYIQVGITSHLAILPFCRISFNNSVYTRVSAYIAWISKITGIDFSKFNPPTR, encoded by the exons ATGATAATGATATTTCTCCTCGCGAACGCTCACTCCCTCCAGGCCATGTCTGCGAGCATTGTCAAC GGTAATTACCGACCGACCGAGCCGAAATTGGGCGAGTTTCCCTTCCAGGCGAGCATTCTGCAGAAGTTGAAGGATGGGAGTTTGCACAGCTTTTGCGGTGGCAGTTTGATCCACCACAAGTGGGTATTAACGGCCGCCCATTGCATTCAACTGGATGAAACCACTCCACCAGCTAAAcc aaagGAGACTTTTGTGGCGCTGGGCAGCGTAATGAGAAACGCCAAAGACGCCCAATTGATCGGCGTGTCCAAGATGGTGATACATCCGAGCTACTTGTCAACTGGCGGTAGGAACGACATCGGGGTGATCGAGCTAAAAACGTCGGCGCGTTTAG GACGAAatgtaaaacttattaaacttCACACCAACAATGCTGAATCTTTAATAGGGACGACGGCCTACTTAACAGGTTTCGGCATAACGAACG atttctatCAGGAACCTACAAGAATGAGGAAGGCTACAATGCATATAAGTGATTACAATAAGTGTATGGGGGAGGAGGAGTACAAGAAGGTGGAAATTTGCGCCGCTTCCAGCATTAAAGAAGGCAAAGCATGcaaa GGAGATAGTGGCGGTCCGTTGACCATCCTTAAAAATGGCCGATATATTCAAGTCGGGATTACAAGCCATTTAGCAATTTTGCCGTTCTGCAgaatatcttttaataattcagtctATACCCGGGTTTCTGCTTATATAGCATGGATCTCCAAGATTACCGGAATAGATTTCTCCAAGTTTAATCCGCCGACACGCTGA
- the LOC109608628 gene encoding DNA polymerase subunit gamma-2, mitochondrial isoform X2, whose translation MSFNKIIEMCIKHGFFKQLNNVHYGCDQFSIQPTAALLLENLRKEWTKSIVINKDVTVVLSGEIYEDSLEFVSSLCSEKLPFGVAEIKLEEKNTNKKFRNLTDFANEPNFKKHFVMMDNYGMTSNFYVSPKDSTQFFHNFQRQRRMWWRKFSADPGRYSFSDLRNADECQSVDILSKYNWGKQVLETLTLKKMSNKSIQDGRNTVVPDCIISKANLIEMMVNTVCDAYDEPKFQGKPRPMLHFHRKLAPYKISFAIDSAKAAGVAELKDLALYLCRQLRDNHVSTLYIPSSYRQKISSLYQQFDQMGVPYNVVLTDSTLKDGIAFLRSRDTTLKEQVHVSDIVKYVEKLFKNY comes from the exons ATgtcgtttaataaaataattgaaatgtgtATTAAACATGGCttctttaaacaattaaataatgtgcATTATGGCTGTGATCAATTTTCTATACAACCCACTGCTGCATtacttttggaaaatttaagaaaagaaTGGACTAAAAGTATTGTTATCAACAAAGATGTAACTGTTGTATTAAGTGGGGAAATTTAtgaagattctttagagtttgTCAGTAGTTTGTGTTCTGAGAAACTTCCTTTTGGTGTTGCTGAAATAAAACTCGAAgagaaaaatactaataaaaaatttagaaatttgacAGACTTTGCAAATGaaccaaatttcaaaaaacactTTGTAATGATGGACAATTATGGTATGACCAGTAATTTCTATGTATCACCTAAAGATTCCACACAGTTTTTCCATAATTTCCAAAGGCAAAGAAGAATGTGGTGGAGAAAGTTTTCAGCTGATCCTGGTAGATACTCATTCTCAGATTTGAGGAATGCAGATGAATGTCAAAGTGTTGATATACTGTCTAAGTACAATTGGGGTAAACAAGTCTTAGAGACATTaacgttaaaaaaaatgtccaATAAGTCAATAcag gACGGAAGAAATACTGTAGTTCCAGATTGTATAATCAGTAAAGCAAATCTGATAGAAATGATGGTAAATACAGTATGTGACGCATACGACGAACCGAAGTTTCAAGGGAAACCTAGACCCATGCTGCACTTCCATCGAAAACTTGCACCATACAAAATCAGTTTCGCTATTGATTCTGCca aaGCTGCTGGTGTTGCTGAGCTAAAAGACTTGGCTTTATATTTGTGTAGACAGTTAAGGGACAACCATGTGTCCACTTTATACATACCAAGTAGTTAcagacaaaaaatatcaagCTTATATCAACAGTTTGATCAAATGGGTGTACCTTATAATGTAGTTTTGACTGACAGCACTTTAAAGGATGGTATTGCATTTTTAAGAAGTAGAGACACAACTTTAAAAGAACAGGTGCACGTTTCAGACATTGTTAAATATGTGGAGAAGctgtttaagaattattag